Below is a genomic region from Romeriopsis navalis LEGE 11480.
ATGAAACATCATCTGTTCATAGAGAGGCAATTTATCGAAAATATGGCAGCAACAGTGACTGGGGTTTAAGTGAATTTTTAGTGGCTTAGTTCTAGGCATCTTGTATTTGCTAGAAGAATTAGAGCTTTGACGATAATCACCTGTCTCACAGCAGCGTATTTCAGGTGACTTAAACGCACTTTTGGGTCTAATCATCGGTTTATTCACTCAATCATTAGCGCCCATCCAAGGACTGTGCTGTTTCAGTTTCAAGCATCTCAACTAATTCTGGGTTCATGTAAATTCTGGGTCCATGTATTTATAGGCGTCCGGAATGCCTAAGACTTCAATCTGTTTGTCGCTGACCAACCGCTTATGCCGGATAATATGATGGCACAATAGTTTCTACCAACTAATCCTTATGCAGCATCGAGAGATTTACGAAGATTTGCGTGTCTACCTTGCGCCCAAAGTGGTCTCATTGGGTTAGATTATGGCGATGCAATCAGAATCACTAGCCAGCTCCGACAAAGTGGAGCAGTTCCTCTCTGCGACTCGCGCAATCACAATGTGGATAGACGGTGGCTGGGGCGTTGATGCGCTGCTTCGACACCAGCGTCGAGAACATACGGATATCGATATCATCATTGCCGCCGAGGATGTCGCACCACTCACTACACTGCTTGAATCCCTCAACTATCAACATGTGATCAGAAGCGGTCTAGTCTACCTATCACCAGAAGGTCTTTTGGTTGATATTCACTGGGTGCGATTCGACGCACGCGGTTATGGACACTTTGACCTATCCGATGGCGGTTCGTGGCCAATGCCACCATCAGCATTTCGAGGATCTGGGTCGATCGGAGCCACGTTAGTCCAATGTCTTTCACCCGAGGCTCAGGTTCAGTGTCATGCGCAAGGATATAAACCAAGAGAAAAAGATCTCAGCGACATGAAGGCATTACAGGAGAAATTTGAAGTCGTTTTGCCATTGGCACTGTGCCGGTGAACGGACTGTGCCGGTGAACTGTATGTAGTGCAGTCTAGTCAATCAATCGGTCTTTAATTCAACATGGTTGAAAAATTGGATACACTGTCAGAGTTAGAAGGTGGATGTGTATGTGGGGCGGTGCGTTTTACCGCAACAGCGCTGCCTTTAAGAATCACGATATGCCATTGCACATGGTGTCAACGTCGGACCGGTACCGCATTTGGAACAGAATGTGTGTTCCCAGTCGAACAGGTTCGAGTCGAGGGTGGCCCGCTTCGCTCTTACCGACATATATCAGATATTTCGGGACGTTGGATAGAACAGGATTTCTGTTCCTCTTGTGG
It encodes:
- a CDS encoding nucleotidyltransferase domain-containing protein translates to MAMQSESLASSDKVEQFLSATRAITMWIDGGWGVDALLRHQRREHTDIDIIIAAEDVAPLTTLLESLNYQHVIRSGLVYLSPEGLLVDIHWVRFDARGYGHFDLSDGGSWPMPPSAFRGSGSIGATLVQCLSPEAQVQCHAQGYKPREKDLSDMKALQEKFEVVLPLALCR
- a CDS encoding GFA family protein; translated protein: MVEKLDTLSELEGGCVCGAVRFTATALPLRITICHCTWCQRRTGTAFGTECVFPVEQVRVEGGPLRSYRHISDISGRWIEQDFCSSCGSNIGLRLEALSDIRSISIGCFDSHAWMDGAEIPVRHVFTRSKLPLSEIPDNVEAYEMHFRS